In Erigeron canadensis isolate Cc75 chromosome 7, C_canadensis_v1, whole genome shotgun sequence, one DNA window encodes the following:
- the LOC122609441 gene encoding putative F-box protein At1g32420, with protein sequence MSNGVRRIKRLQHKHRNNNNNNSLPPHKHGKCDGFQRQVRRCKGRGLRNDNLLLQLPEEVLTDEILIRLPAKQLARMRCVSKPFNGYISQPRFIKSHLDRNLVRNNSKDNEILLVINPNTVFTKRVQVTAHPSRSPDIQLNDLIKLPPISHVLTPNGSPSRTHEDLSYKIQFGYDPKSDDYKVVKLMDHCEPEMQVEVYSMRKGTWQFISERFPSRAHPVDCGNKVIAGCHDGHVYRWGISLNLRCG encoded by the exons ATGAGTAACGGAGTTCGTCGAATTAAAAGGCTACAACACAAAcatcgtaataataataataataattcattacCACCACACAAACATGGTAAATGCGATGGTTTTCAGCGGCAGGTTCGACGATGTAAAGGACGAGGGCTACGGAATGATAATTTATTACTACAACTCCCGGAGGAGGTTTTAACCGATGAGATACTCATCCGGTTACCGGCCAAACAGCTTGCTCGAATGAGGTGTGTTTCTAAACCCTTTAATGGCTATATATCTCAACCTCGCTTTATTAAGTCTCATCTTGATCGTAATTTAGTCCGTAACAACAGCAAAGATAATGAAATCCTTTTGGTCATAAACCCCAATACTGTGTTCACAAAACGAGTTCAGGTAACAGCACACCCCTCTCGATCCCCTGATATCCAACTCAATGATCTTATTAAGCTGCCCCCGATTTCCCATGTCCTAACTCCGAATGGAAG CCCCTCTAGAACTCATGAGGATCTCTCGTATAAAATCCAGTTTGGTTATGATCCCAAATCTGATGATTACAAAGTTGTTAAGCTTATGGACCATTGTGAACCCGAAATGCAAGTTGAGGTGTACAGTATGAGAAAAGGGACATGGCAATTCATATCCGAACGCTTTCCCTCTAGAGCTCATCCGGTTGATTGTGGAAACAAAGTCATAGCTGGTTGTCATGATGGACATGTTTATCGATGGGGTATATCTTTGAATTTGAGATGTGGGTAA